The Malus sylvestris chromosome 12, drMalSylv7.2, whole genome shotgun sequence genome contains a region encoding:
- the LOC126594420 gene encoding probable xyloglucan endotransglucosylase/hydrolase protein 32 yields MAIFLFLLILLVPATNADWPPSPGYWPSSKFRSMSFYKGFKTLWGPQHQSLDQNALTVWLDSTTGSGFKSVRPFRSGYFGASIKLQTGYTAGVITAFYLSNSEAHPGYHDEVDIEFLGTTFGKPYTLQTNVYIRGSGDGRIIGREMKFHLWFDPTKNFHHYAILWSPKEIIFLVDDVPIRRYARKSVATFPLRPMWVYGSIWDASSWATEDGKYKADYRYQPFVAKYTNFKASGCSAYSPAWCRPVSASPFRSGGLTRQQYRTMRWVQTNHLVYDYCRDPKRDHSKTPECWG; encoded by the exons ATGGCTATCTTCCTGTTCCTCCTGATTCTTTTAGTCCCTGCAACCAATGCTGACTGGCCACCATCACCTGGCTACTGGCCAAGCTCTAAGTTCAGGTCTATGAGCTTTTATAAAGGATTCAAAACTCTCTGGGGTCCTCAGCATCAAAGCTTAGACCAAAATGCATTAACAGTCTGGCTTGATAGCACCACAG GAAGTGGGTTCAAATCAGTTCGTCCATTTAGATCCGGTTACTTTGGTGCCTCCATTAAGCTTCAAACTGGTTACACAGCAGGAGTCATAACAGCTTTCTAT CTTTCAAACAGTGAAGCTCATCCAGGATACCATGATGAAGTGGACATTGAGTTTCTTGGGACAACATTTGGGAAGCCTTATACTTTGCAGACCAATGTTTACATCAGAGGAAGTGGGGATGGAAGAATTATTGGCAGGGAGATGAAGTTTCACTTGTGGTTTGATCCCACTAAGAATTTCCATCACTATGCTATATTATGGAGTCCCAAGGAGATAAT ATTTTTGGTTGATGATGTGCCCATAAGGAGGTATGCTAGGAAAAGTGTTGCAACATTTCCCTTAAGGCCAATGTGGGTTTATGGTTCAATTTGGGATGCCTCATCTTGGGCAACTGAAGATGGAAAATACAAGGCAGATTACAGATATCAACCATTTGTTGCCAAGTATACCAATTTCAAAGCCAGCGGTTGCTCCGCCTATTCCCCGGCATGGTGCCGCCCAGTGTCCGCCTCTCCCTTTCGGTCCGGCGGGCTGACCCGACAGCAGTACAGGACCATGAGATGGGTTCAAACCAACCATTTGGTATATGACTATTGCAGGGACCCCAAGAGGGACCATTCCAAAACACCTGAGTGTTGGGGCTAA